A genomic region of Xanthocytophaga agilis contains the following coding sequences:
- a CDS encoding protein-glutamate O-methyltransferase CheR: protein MFATDEPSVKMSDADFKRISTYIYQSCGIKLPVAKRNMVESRLKKRLKITRQSSFKTYFDFVFTAAGKQEELQYMVNAITTNKTDFFREYNHFEFLRSTVLPELLDQSHNVLNVWSAGCSSGEEPYSLAMALSEYMVDHVPFTFRILGTDLSTEVLSKAIRAVYTEDRITDIPLHLRKKYLLRNKSHEQQDVRIIPDLREKVTFQQLNFLEEDHRKLGNFHIIFCRNVLIYFDKPTQEMVLSKLISKLVKGGYLFIGHSESLAHMNLPVQQLRPSVFRKL from the coding sequence ATGTTTGCTACTGATGAACCTTCTGTTAAAATGTCTGATGCTGATTTTAAACGAATCAGCACTTACATTTATCAATCCTGTGGAATAAAGTTGCCTGTTGCAAAGAGAAATATGGTTGAAAGCAGATTGAAGAAACGGCTTAAAATTACCCGTCAATCTTCTTTCAAGACTTACTTTGATTTTGTATTTACTGCTGCAGGAAAGCAGGAAGAGCTGCAGTATATGGTAAATGCAATCACTACCAATAAAACGGATTTCTTCAGAGAGTACAATCATTTTGAATTCCTTCGGTCAACCGTACTCCCTGAGTTACTTGATCAAAGCCATAACGTATTGAATGTCTGGAGTGCAGGCTGTTCCAGTGGAGAAGAGCCTTACTCTCTGGCTATGGCATTGAGTGAGTATATGGTTGATCATGTGCCGTTCACATTCCGTATACTGGGAACTGATCTTTCTACTGAAGTCCTTAGTAAGGCTATTCGGGCAGTTTATACAGAAGACAGAATTACAGACATTCCTCTTCACCTACGTAAAAAATACCTGTTGCGCAATAAATCACACGAACAGCAAGATGTTCGTATAATACCTGATCTTCGGGAAAAGGTTACTTTCCAGCAACTGAATTTTCTGGAGGAAGATCATAGAAAGTTAGGCAACTTCCATATTATTTTTTGCCGTAATGTATTAATATATTTTGATAAGCCTACTCAGGAAATGGTATTGAGTAAACTCATTTCTAAACTTGTAAAAGGTGGGTATCTGTTCATTGGCCATTCTGAATCACTGGCCCATATGAATCTGCCTGTTCAGCAGCTTCGTCCTTCTGTATTTAGAAAGTTATAG
- a CDS encoding STAS domain-containing protein, with translation MSKGVDIICNDQAEGVAQLTISGNLTLRNATTVKQALIEAQDKYKHLSVLLSEVNSLDVSVIQIIMAAKSSNPAIQWNITLSDDIQTLLVRAGLAL, from the coding sequence ATGAGTAAGGGTGTCGATATTATTTGTAATGATCAGGCTGAAGGAGTAGCTCAACTTACTATCAGTGGTAATCTCACATTACGAAATGCAACTACAGTGAAACAGGCATTAATTGAAGCACAAGATAAGTATAAGCATTTGTCTGTTCTACTATCAGAAGTTAATTCATTGGATGTATCAGTCATTCAGATTATCATGGCTGCCAAAAGCTCGAATCCGGCGATACAATGGAATATAACATTATCAGATGATATTCAAACTTTATTGGTTCGGGCTGGGCTGGCACTGTAA
- a CDS encoding chemotaxis protein CheA, which yields MDSLHEKFLEEVTEFVADLENALLELEKNPENQKLIEKVFRIMHTLKGTSAMFGFDKIGNLTHDLETIYEFIREQKTALSEEILSLTFASIDFIKILVDTNNELPTEEYKLKYETLLFSIKRKVDILERNHSAIAETANDISVSAEDAEIVLDEKKIVTYYIQFIPAGHLLTTGVNPLYMIDDVYALGECKVFLRNKNVPDLLQIQEESCYLSWDIFLSTSEEKSTIAEVFLFAEDACTLKIHKIADKPLLQDNAFIQKMKELSVVTEGISLGSITAYLHSASKEPARKEEKAEAKKEVVVEDEPKVSLSKIASSKNNSLTSIRVASRKLDEMMNVVSELITMQARLTLFAEKNNSAELTSIAENFDKLLRQLRDNSLKICLVPMETIFSRFQRLVRDLSKDLQKNIVFSTEGGETEVDKSIIENLSDPILHLLRNSIDHGIEDAETRIRNGKSAQGKIHLKAFYSEGMVQIVIEDDGKGIDPKRIREKAIEKGILNETTPLTDKEAINLIFLPGFSTAQKVSEISGRGVGMDVVRQRIEELRGEIYIDSKVNKGTTMTIKLPLSLSIIDGILVKADDTCFVIPLSAVDKCYEIRHDEIHAGFNDLVIIDGEQVPFYYLREEFAISGEAPAIEQIITITYEGQKIALIVDRIVGEYQSVLKPLGAMGISKGQELLLGATIMGDGTVALVLDSGKIVKQLLHKVFI from the coding sequence ATGGATTCACTACATGAAAAGTTTCTGGAGGAGGTAACAGAATTTGTTGCTGATCTGGAAAATGCTCTGCTGGAGCTTGAAAAAAATCCTGAAAACCAGAAACTGATTGAGAAGGTATTTCGGATTATGCATACACTGAAAGGAACCAGTGCTATGTTTGGATTTGATAAGATTGGTAACCTTACACATGATCTGGAAACTATTTATGAATTTATCAGAGAGCAGAAAACTGCTCTTTCAGAGGAAATTCTGAGTCTTACATTTGCCTCGATTGATTTTATAAAGATCCTGGTAGATACAAACAATGAGCTTCCTACGGAAGAATATAAACTTAAATATGAGACCCTGCTTTTTAGTATAAAAAGGAAGGTTGATATATTGGAACGTAATCATTCTGCTATAGCCGAAACAGCAAATGACATATCTGTCTCAGCAGAGGATGCTGAAATTGTATTAGATGAAAAGAAAATAGTTACCTATTATATACAGTTTATTCCTGCTGGACATCTCCTTACAACAGGTGTCAATCCTTTGTATATGATTGATGACGTGTATGCATTGGGAGAGTGCAAAGTATTTTTGCGTAATAAGAATGTTCCTGACTTATTACAGATTCAGGAAGAGAGCTGTTATTTGTCCTGGGATATCTTTTTGAGTACATCTGAGGAAAAAAGTACGATTGCAGAGGTCTTTCTGTTTGCCGAAGATGCTTGTACTCTGAAGATTCATAAGATCGCAGATAAGCCTTTGTTGCAGGATAATGCGTTTATTCAGAAGATGAAAGAACTTTCTGTTGTCACAGAAGGTATTTCATTAGGTAGTATTACTGCATATCTGCACAGTGCGTCTAAAGAACCTGCTCGTAAAGAAGAGAAGGCAGAAGCCAAAAAAGAAGTAGTAGTGGAAGATGAACCTAAAGTATCTTTATCTAAGATTGCTTCTTCTAAAAATAACTCGCTTACTAGTATTCGTGTTGCATCACGCAAGCTAGATGAAATGATGAATGTAGTCAGTGAATTGATTACAATGCAGGCAAGACTAACATTGTTTGCAGAGAAGAACAACTCTGCAGAACTAACATCCATTGCTGAAAACTTTGACAAGCTGTTGCGTCAGTTACGAGATAATTCATTGAAGATATGTCTGGTACCAATGGAAACTATCTTTTCTCGCTTTCAACGATTGGTAAGAGATCTTTCCAAAGACCTGCAGAAAAACATTGTTTTTAGCACAGAAGGAGGTGAGACAGAGGTCGACAAGAGTATTATTGAAAATCTGAGTGATCCGATTCTGCATTTGCTTCGCAATAGCATTGATCATGGTATTGAAGATGCTGAGACACGAATCCGGAATGGAAAGTCTGCACAAGGGAAAATACACCTGAAAGCTTTCTACTCTGAAGGGATGGTACAAATTGTCATTGAAGATGATGGAAAGGGAATAGATCCAAAACGCATCCGAGAAAAGGCAATAGAAAAAGGAATTCTAAATGAGACTACTCCATTAACAGATAAAGAAGCCATCAATCTTATCTTTCTGCCTGGTTTCAGTACTGCTCAGAAAGTAAGTGAAATCTCTGGTAGGGGTGTAGGAATGGATGTAGTCCGGCAGCGAATTGAAGAGCTCAGAGGCGAAATATATATTGACTCGAAAGTGAATAAAGGAACAACTATGACTATTAAACTTCCTTTGTCGCTTTCCATCATTGATGGTATTCTGGTAAAAGCAGATGATACCTGTTTTGTTATACCATTATCTGCTGTCGACAAGTGCTACGAAATCAGACATGATGAGATACATGCAGGATTTAATGATCTTGTAATTATAGATGGAGAACAAGTGCCATTCTATTATCTGAGAGAGGAGTTTGCTATAAGTGGAGAGGCTCCTGCTATTGAACAGATTATTACTATAACCTATGAAGGTCAGAAAATAGCCTTAATTGTAGACAGGATCGTGGGCGAGTATCAGTCGGTATTGAAACCATTGGGAGCTATGGGTATATCCAAAGGACAGGAACTCTTGTTGGGAGCAACCATTATGGGAGATGGCACCGTAGCTCTGGTGCTGGACAGTGGTAAAATTGTTAAACAACTATTACATAAAGTTTTCATTTAA
- a CDS encoding chemotaxis protein CheW, with protein MSTESVSIQSYLSFKLGQEIFAANVLTVNEVLEVGKITKVPHAPAFMRGVTNLRGTVLPVIDTRVKFGMTPVAETQDSCIIVLTIAQNAEAGKHIVIGALVDSVVEVFEASQEQIKPLPAMGVRYNANFIKGTFKVGEDFIMFLDIDKVFSSEELVVLNSSEEVASA; from the coding sequence GTGAGTACAGAATCTGTATCTATTCAGTCCTATTTGTCATTTAAGCTTGGACAAGAAATATTTGCCGCCAATGTATTGACGGTAAACGAAGTGTTGGAAGTAGGTAAAATTACCAAAGTGCCTCATGCTCCTGCATTTATGAGAGGAGTGACAAATTTAAGAGGAACCGTACTTCCTGTGATTGATACACGCGTTAAGTTTGGCATGACGCCTGTTGCTGAGACTCAGGACAGCTGCATTATTGTATTGACCATTGCACAAAATGCAGAGGCCGGAAAGCATATTGTAATTGGAGCATTGGTAGATTCCGTTGTAGAAGTATTTGAGGCATCACAGGAGCAGATCAAACCATTGCCTGCTATGGGAGTTCGCTACAATGCCAACTTTATTAAAGGCACCTTTAAGGTTGGAGAAGACTTTATTATGTTCCTGGATATAGACAAAGTATTTTCTTCTGAAGAACTGGTCGTATTGAATAGTTCTGAAGAGGTGGCTAGTGCCTGA
- a CDS encoding helix-turn-helix transcriptional regulator, producing MEVRSIDTFYKELAESTQKGRYTLLPEGITKETGHFNVFSIANFFTKFKETGEALMPYNRRAYYKISFIKGHNRAEYADKVIDIQKSALLFATPKIPYHWLPQDLEQSGYFCIFTEDFLIKSKSGVAIDELPIFKPGGYPVFALSDEDMNRIEAVFLKMNEELSSDYIYKYDLLRNYVLELIHFGQKLQPATALTTKHNGTARVSSLFTELLERQFPIESPKQTIGLRTAKDYAERLSVHVNYLNRALKEQTGKTTTEIITNRITQEAKMLLRQTNWNISEIAYCLGFEEVAHFSNFFRKQTSFSPVSFRN from the coding sequence ATGGAAGTCAGAAGTATTGATACTTTTTACAAGGAATTGGCCGAGTCAACACAAAAGGGTCGATACACTTTATTGCCTGAAGGAATCACAAAAGAAACAGGTCATTTTAACGTATTTAGTATAGCAAATTTCTTTACTAAATTTAAAGAGACGGGTGAGGCCTTAATGCCTTATAATAGGAGAGCTTATTACAAAATAAGCTTCATCAAAGGACATAACAGAGCAGAGTATGCGGATAAAGTTATAGACATTCAAAAAAGTGCTTTGCTATTTGCTACTCCAAAGATTCCTTACCATTGGCTTCCTCAGGATCTGGAGCAATCTGGGTACTTTTGCATTTTTACAGAAGATTTTCTGATTAAGTCCAAGAGTGGGGTAGCTATTGATGAACTTCCTATTTTTAAACCAGGAGGCTATCCTGTCTTTGCGCTTTCAGATGAAGATATGAATAGGATTGAGGCGGTATTTCTGAAAATGAATGAAGAACTATCCTCTGACTATATATATAAATACGATTTGCTTCGGAACTATGTATTGGAGCTGATCCATTTTGGCCAAAAGCTTCAGCCTGCTACGGCATTGACTACCAAACATAATGGAACTGCGCGAGTTTCATCCTTATTTACAGAATTACTTGAACGACAATTTCCTATTGAATCCCCTAAACAGACTATTGGTTTACGGACTGCAAAAGACTACGCAGAACGATTATCTGTACATGTAAACTACCTTAATAGAGCCCTCAAAGAACAAACAGGGAAAACTACAACAGAGATTATTACTAACCGGATCACACAAGAGGCTAAAATGTTGTTGCGTCAGACTAACTGGAACATTTCAGAAATCGCCTATTGCCTGGGTTTTGAAGAGGTAGCACATTTTTCTAATTTTTTCAGAAAACAGACCTCTTTCTCTCCCGTAAGTTTTCGTAATTAA
- a CDS encoding response regulator — MKKTILLVEDTGSIRSLVQLTLQGEGYHVLAGVDGADALKYLDGTNIDLIITDLNMPNMNGIAFIREVRTREDYKYIPIVLFTTEAEAIKKKAREAGATGAIAKPFQKDELLGTIKKLIR; from the coding sequence ATGAAAAAAACAATTCTACTGGTTGAGGATACAGGAAGTATACGTTCACTTGTTCAGTTAACCCTTCAAGGGGAAGGATATCATGTATTAGCTGGGGTAGATGGTGCAGATGCACTCAAATACCTGGATGGTACAAACATAGATTTAATAATCACGGATCTGAATATGCCTAATATGAACGGCATTGCTTTTATCCGAGAAGTTCGTACAAGAGAAGATTATAAATATATTCCTATTGTGCTTTTTACAACAGAAGCAGAAGCTATAAAGAAAAAAGCCAGAGAGGCTGGGGCTACTGGAGCAATTGCCAAGCCTTTTCAAAAGGACGAACTCCTTGGAACTATAAAAAAATTGATACGATAA
- a CDS encoding response regulator has translation MGKTILIVDDFESSLNILEKSLEKAGYQVLKSGDGQEALTHFDGRDIDLVITDLNMPNMDGISLVKAIRANTEYKFTPVILLTTKSNQQEQAKEAGVTSFMQKPFQVEALLANVRKIVR, from the coding sequence ATGGGAAAAACTATACTCATAGTAGATGATTTTGAAAGTTCATTGAATATACTGGAGAAGTCTCTTGAAAAGGCAGGCTATCAGGTTTTGAAAAGTGGTGACGGGCAGGAAGCTCTGACACACTTTGATGGACGTGATATAGACCTGGTAATCACAGATTTGAATATGCCTAACATGGATGGGATTAGCTTAGTGAAGGCGATTCGGGCAAATACAGAATATAAATTTACGCCGGTGATTCTGTTGACTACCAAATCTAATCAACAGGAGCAGGCAAAAGAAGCAGGAGTTACCTCCTTTATGCAAAAACCTTTCCAGGTAGAGGCATTGTTGGCAAACGTACGGAAAATAGTCAGATAA